The sequence GTATCTTACTAAATGGAAGTATAATCCTTAAAATCCTATAGATTTAGCAAAATAAGAAAATGCTGGTTTGTACACCTTTTCAACAAATGTTACGATGATAGCAGCGGCTATGACCGGCTCTTATTTATCATACACGGCATTTACGGGAGGAGAGCACCCAAGTTGCGGAAGAATACTGGAAATCCATCAACCTTCACATCCTTGAAATGGTTCAACTTTTTCCTATACGGAACAATGGTTCTATTCACCAGTTTCTTCCAGCTGTATCTGCAGGACGTAGGGATAAATAAGCTGGAAATCGGTGTCTTAATGTCGATCGGACCGCTCGTGTCGGTCCTCGCCAACCCGTTCTGGGGAATATGGACCGGCCGATATCAGAATAACAGAGGCGTCGTATTGCTGATGCTGGCAGGGACGCTTGTGTTCTCTCAGATTATTTTTCAGGCAAATACATATGAAACGGTCTATACTGCGATAATTCTGTTCTATTTCTGCCAGACCCCGCTGTTCGCGCAGAGCAATACGCTCGTCTTAAGCTATATCGAGGGAACGCCTCTACGCTTCGGCTCCTTTCGTCTCTTCGGATCGCTTGGCTGGGCACTGACGGCTATAGCCGCGGGCCCGGTTATTCAGTATGGCGGCGTCTCGGTGCTGCCCTACCTGTTCGCGGTCCTGCTGGGCTTATCCATCGTATCGCTCGCCGCCATGCCTAAGCTGCGCAGCTCAATCGGACCAGCGCCTTTGCCGCTTAGAGGGTTCGGCCTGCTGTTCAGGAATCCTTATTTCCTGTTTTTTATCTTTTTCGGCATGCTGGTAGCCATTCCGAACACCATAAATAATACGTTCATGTCGCTCTATATCAATGATATGGGCGGCTCCAAGACGATGATCGGCCTGGCCGTGTTCCTCTCCTCCATCCTTGAAGCGGGGGTGTTCATGCTGTGCAAACGCTATTTGCGGCGCAAAATTTCCGTTCTCACCGGCTGGCTGGCGCTGGTCAGCGTTCTGTTCGTGCTGCGGTGGTGGCTGATGTCTCAGGCAACGCTTCCGCTTGAGGTGGCCTTTATTCAAATTTTACATTCCATAACGTTCGGCGGCTTCTTCTACGTAGGGACAGAGTTGACGATGCTGCTTATTCCTGCACCGTACCGCTCCTGCGGGCAGGCTCTCTACACCTTGTCCTGGGGCGGAATTTCCGGCATGATCGGCGGTATTCTTGGCGGATGGCTGTTTCAGTATCTCGGCGCCCAGAGCATGTACGAATTCTGTGTCTTCCTGTCACTCATCGGCGCGCTGGGGTACGGAGGAATGTGGCTTTTTGTCAACAGAGGCGGTTACCGGCATACCTCGGCGATCCATGATGAACTTGAAGAGGGCAGCGTTTAGCGTGCATTTATTAAGAATTTCCCGTCATTTTTTTGTCCAGCTGCTCCAAGACGAAAGGCCATGCCTGCTCGTGCGCGTTTCTGGAATCCTCATTATAAAATCCCGTATGTGTAAG is a genomic window of Paenibacillus durus ATCC 35681 containing:
- a CDS encoding MFS transporter produces the protein MRKNTGNPSTFTSLKWFNFFLYGTMVLFTSFFQLYLQDVGINKLEIGVLMSIGPLVSVLANPFWGIWTGRYQNNRGVVLLMLAGTLVFSQIIFQANTYETVYTAIILFYFCQTPLFAQSNTLVLSYIEGTPLRFGSFRLFGSLGWALTAIAAGPVIQYGGVSVLPYLFAVLLGLSIVSLAAMPKLRSSIGPAPLPLRGFGLLFRNPYFLFFIFFGMLVAIPNTINNTFMSLYINDMGGSKTMIGLAVFLSSILEAGVFMLCKRYLRRKISVLTGWLALVSVLFVLRWWLMSQATLPLEVAFIQILHSITFGGFFYVGTELTMLLIPAPYRSCGQALYTLSWGGISGMIGGILGGWLFQYLGAQSMYEFCVFLSLIGALGYGGMWLFVNRGGYRHTSAIHDELEEGSV